In Methanomassiliicoccales archaeon, the DNA window CCATTCCTGCCGTTATGATGTCGGATACATCGACGTCGATGTCATCCTTCATAGTCTTCGCTGTTCTGGGATTTCCCGTGATCTTCATCACAGGAACCACTGGGAGTCCAAAGGGAGCGCACAGTCCTGTGGAGAAAATTACCAGCTGAGCTCCTGCGGCCATGAAACCCGATACGACCTCGACCTCCCGCCCGGGAGAATCCATTACGATGAGACCATTCTCAGAAGGTTTCTCGGCGTACTCGATCACTTCATTTAGAGTCCTGCTTCCCGCCTTTGCTATGGCACCTATGGACTTCTCCTCGATGGTGGACAAACCTCCTTTGATGTTTCCGGGTGTTGGCTGAGATCCTCGTATGTCAACGCCGGTCTTGATGCCCTCCTCTTCTATCCTGTCAACGATCTGGAGCAGTCGCTTTGCCACCCTCTCGTTCTTCGCGCGCTTCGCCATAATATGCTCGGCCCCAATGATTTCGGTGGTCTCGCCGATTATGACCGTTCCCCCATCATCTATAATCATGTCCGCTGCATATCCAGTGGCCGGGTTCGAGGCAACTCCAGAGGTCGTATCTGAGGCTCCGCACTTGATTCCCACCGTAAGGTTCGACAGATCGAAAGGTTTTCTTGAAGTCATCGATGCCTCCTGAGCCATCTCCCTAGCAATTCTTACGCCTTTGTCTATTGCCTGAAGTGTTCCGTTCTCTTTCTGGATACCAATGACCTCAACGTGCTTTC includes these proteins:
- a CDS encoding UxaA family hydrolase gives rise to the protein MGFERENGDAGVRNHVAILPSVVCANEVAKRIEARVENTRAFLHHQGCIQMGKDLDMTRRTLVGFGSNPNCSSVLVVSLGCEAVDPLQLADDIARTGKHVEVIGIQKENGTLQAIDKGVRIAREMAQEASMTSRKPFDLSNLTVGIKCGASDTTSGVASNPATGYAADMIIDDGGTVIIGETTEIIGAEHIMAKRAKNERVAKRLLQIVDRIEEEGIKTGVDIRGSQPTPGNIKGGLSTIEEKSIGAIAKAGSRTLNEVIEYAEKPSENGLIVMDSPGREVEVVSGFMAAGAQLVIFSTGLCAPFGLPVVPVMKITGNPRTAKTMKDDIDVDVSDIITAGMGISEAGKKLYHEVLNVASGKMTKAEVLGYRFVDIWRVGPTL